Proteins encoded together in one Ipomoea triloba cultivar NCNSP0323 chromosome 4, ASM357664v1 window:
- the LOC116017525 gene encoding uncharacterized protein LOC116017525 has protein sequence MGNTKKPFQLLEVTIISAQDLEPKAKKNMRTYTTAWINPARKLSTIIDTEGGSNPTWNDKFVFRVDEAFLRQDGSAVEFEIYKLSWLGDSLVGTVRLLLGNLIPPPGAPNQHQNLGMRFAAIQVRRPSGRPQGVLNIGVAVLDSSKRSTPLDRSEDYHHRNNNNPVLSRSRSDRSEFLGLDSEAVEIPKKKRGNKKVVDDDKESSILSMSWFPPPPPPSITKETNAKKKPNKKVDDDDKDSALSASWYARPPPPPPAVTTETNLSKKGNKVIDDDKDSVFSASWYARPPPPPPAVTTETNLNKKGKKVIDDDKDSVLSSSWYARPPPPPPTSTTETNLNKKGNKVIDDDKDSVLSSSWYARPPPPPPTSTTETNVNKRGYKFDDDKGSSILSMSWFQPQPPPPITTETDLNKKGNKVDDDKDSSILSMSRYQLPPPPAAAITTETNAMKGKASSVINTADLKSYEKGKAISVVSDSIMIKDSSPSGKIGNKIEARQAENKEIVGDNKNGPQFDQSPTNNSVDGRPKIGGKPNIPRIPGFDYGSVKGTGSKLVIGGGPYKANSIMSDSEVGPSPSEVAAAMAERPRYPLEDSVLDGWSCDESVEGLRSRLERWRTELPPLYDRGAYAPTSSSFQSSSQHTAPRKRGANGNGGGPFSCFGNIFGYECQCVCGQPKPKRNAAKTRVRSPSPFR, from the exons atgGGAAATACCAAAAAGCCCTTCCAGCTCTTGGAAGTCACCATCATTTCGGCTCAAGATCTGGAGCCGAAAGCAAAGAAGAACATGCGTACGTACACCACGGCGTGGATCAACCCGGCCCGGAAGCTGAGCACCATCATCGACACAGAGGGCGGCAGCAACCCCACGTGGAACGACAAGTTTGTTTTCAGGGTGGATGAGGCCTTCCTCCGCCAAGACGGCTCCGCCGTCGAATTCGAGATCTACAAGCTCAGCTGGCTCGGTGATTCCCTCGTCGGAACCGTTCGCCTCCTCCTCGGAAACCTAATTCCTCCCCCCGGCGCTCCCAACCAACACCAAAACCTCGGCATGCGTTTCGCCGCCATTCAG GTGAGGCGTCCCTCAGGGCGTCCGCAAGGAGTATTGAACATTGGCGTGGCGGTGCTGGATAGCTCCAAGAGGAGCACGCCGTTGGATCGATCCGAAGATTATCATCATCGGAACAATAACAACCCCGTCTTGAGCCGATCAAGGAGCGATCGTAGCGAATTTCTCGGACTGGACAGTGAGGCGGTTGAGATTCCGAAGAAGAAAAGAGGTAATAAGAAGGTTGTTGACGACGACAAAGAGAGCTCCATCCTTAGCATGTCTTGGTTTCCACCACCCCCTCCCCCTTCCATAACCAAAGAGACCAATGCAAAGAAAAAACCTAACAAGAAGGTTGACGACGACGACAAAGACTCCGCCCTTAGCGCCTCTTGGTACGCACGgcccccgccgccgccgccggctgTGACAACAGAGACGAATCTCAGTAAAAAAGGTAATAAGGTTATTGACGACGACAAGGACTCCGTCTTTAGCGCCTCTTGGTACGCACGgcccccgccgccgccgccggcggtAACAACAGAGACGAATCTCAATAAAAAAGGTAAGAAGGTTATTGACGACGACAAAGACTCCGTCCTTAGCTCCTCTTGGTACGCACGgcccccgccgccgccgccaacgTCAACAACAGAGACGAATCTCAATAAAAAAGGTAATAAGGTTATTGACGACGACAAAGACTCCGTCCTTAGCTCCTCTTGGTACGCACGgcccccgccgccgccgccgacgtCAACAACAGAGACGAATGTCAATAAAAGAGGTTATAAGTTTGACGACGACAAAGGTAGCTCCATCCTTAGTATGTCTTGGTTCCAACCGCAACCACCGCCGCCGATAACGACGGAGACGGATCTCAATAAAAAAGGTAACAAGGTTGACGATGACAAAGATAGCTCCATCCTTAGTATGTCACGGTACCAACTGCCGCCACCGCCGGCGGCGGCGATAACGACGGAGACGAATGCGATGAAAGGAAAGGCCTCGTCGGTGATCAACACCGCCGATCTCAAATCTTACGAGAAAGGCAAGGCGATCTCGGTGGTGAGCGATTCAATCATGATCAAAGATTCATCACCCTCCGGAAAAATCGGTAACAAGATCGAAGCGCGGCAAGCGGAAAATAAGGAGATCGTTGGGGATAACAAAAATGGGCCCCAGTTTGATCAAAGCCCAACAAACAACTCGGTTGACGGAAGGCCCAAAATCGGCGGGAAGCCCAATATCCCGAGAATCCCGGGATTCGACTACGGGAGCGTTAAGGGGACGGGGAGTAAGTTAGTTATCGGTGGAGGGCCCTACAAGGCGAACTCCATAATGTCCGACTCGGAGGTGGGCCCATCGCCGTCGGAAGTAGCGGCGGCGATGGCGGAGCGGCCGAGATACCCGCTGGAAGACTCGGTTCTGGACGGGTGGAGCTGCGATGAGAGCGTGGAAGGGTTACGTTCCAGGCTGGAAAGGTGGCGAACCGAACTCCCGCCGTTGTACGACCGTGGAGCCTACGCGCCCACCAGCAGTAGCTTCCAGTCGTCGAGCCAACACACGGCGCCAAGGAAGCGCGGCGCCAACGGCAACGGCGGCGGCCCGTTCTCTTGCTTCGGAAACATATTCGGATACGAGTGTCAGTGCGTTTGCGGTCAGCCGAAGCCGAAAAGAAACGCCGCCAAAACCCGCGTTCGATCGCCGTCGCCCTTCCGTTAA